The nucleotide window GGTGTCTCTCGGGATGTAATACCGCATCTTTCATGTAATCCAGCATTTCTTCAACGCGTTTGTCATCACCACTCATCGCGCTCACCCAAGACCTTCTCGGGAGGGTTTAGAGAGACCCACAAATCCCCGTATTCATCCAAAACGCTGAGCTGGTCCATTATTGTGCTGTCCTTGAGCGGGACAACCACGAGGCCAATGTTGTACCTTTGAAGGACTTCCTTTGAAAGCTTCCTCAGCTCTTCAACGTCTCTTCTGCTACCAATTGTTATTTCCTTGTAAAGGTTACCAAAAATCTTCTCTGCTTTTCTCCTGAGCTCCTTGTCCCCGACCACGTAGATTCCGATCATGACGAGGGCATCTTCGAGCATGTGCTCTATGCTTGAAATCCAGACAACGTTCTCATCCTCTATCTCAGGGTAGAGCGGCCTCAGCTCCCAGGAGGGAGCGTCGTTTTCATAGAGGATTAACACATAGCCAGGGTTCGGAAGTCCGTATCCCCACCCCGGACGGCTGCCCACAATGATGAACGCAGTGGCGCCCATAACATCACCCCACCAGACTTGAGATAAAATCGTCTATTATCTCCCCGGCGTATTCCTTCCCTTCGATCTTCTCAAGCCACTCCTCCGGGATGGCATCGATCCCGTAATAAGTCCCGGCCAAGCCGCCGGTAACGGCCCCGGTAGTGTCAGCATCTTCCCCAAGGGAAACAACCTTCCTTATCGCATCGGCAAAGTCCTCACTCCTCAGGAAAGCCCAGAGGCTCGCCTCAAGGGTGTGCACGACGTAACCACTGCCCCTGATCCCGCTCCTCTCAACCTCGTGAATCCTCCCGCTTAATACCCTCTCGTAATGAGCGAGCTCTCCGGCAAAGGGCTCCGCTGAGTAGAACTCCCTCGCCGTCGCTATTGCATCACGGTAGGCTTCAAGCCCCTCCATTCCGTCAAGAATGTTCCACACGATCAAGGAGTAAATACCGCAGCCAACGAGCGCCCTGGGGTGAGCGTGGGTAATCATTGAAACCTCGTGAATGAGTTTAAGCTTCTCCTCCAGGGAGTTGAGCTTGAAGTAGGCGTAATACGCCGCGGGGAGGATTCTCATCAATGAGCCGTTGCCGTTGTCCCGTTCTCCCCTGCCGCCGGCCTCAAGCGGCGGAACTCCATTGGCTATACGCTCTATCGCCCTCGATGTCGTGTTCCCCTCATCAAATGCGTAACCCCTCGGCGTGAACTCACCGTCATAGTACCAGCGGAGGAAGTTCTCCGCAATCCTATCAACGCTGTAGCCTTCCATCAGCGCGTGGGCCGTCGCTAATGTTAAAGACGAGTCGTCGCTCCAGAGGCCGTCAAGCATTGGAATTTCCTCGGGTTTTGGATAGTCCAGCTCCATCGCAAGTCTGCTGGTGAACTGGAAGGTCAAGCCAAAGGCATCTCCAACGAGGACTCCCCAGAGGCCGCCTTCAAGCTTTGAGCGCATCTTCACCACCCCTTGAATTCGACATCATCAAAATCCCTGCTCTCTATCTTTTCCCCACCCGGCTCATGCACCCACTCCCAGAGGATCGCTCTGCCAAACTTTGTATTCACGTCAACCGGTATGTAGCCGGCGTTTACCTCTATACGGTTAATCCTCTCGAAGGTCTCCTCATCAACAGTGTAAACCTCAACCTTTAGCTCGCCATTGCCCTTAACTGCGTAGGGGAGAACATCAACGTAAAGGTCGTAGCCCTCAATCCTGTCTTCACCAAGGAATTTACTTTCCCTTAAATAGCCGTGCAACGGTTTGCCCTTCCTCAACGTGCCGTAAACTGCTATCCTCATCCTCACGCCTCCGCCATACACGTCAGTTAAAACCCCCAGCTTTCCCCGTTCTTTAAAACAACGGTCTTTTCACTCCAATTCTCCCTGAACCATTCGGGGTTTTCCGTGTGAACTGGAATAACGTAGTCCGGGTCAATTTCTTCAATCACTTTTCTCAGCTCTTCTCTGGAGATGTGTCCGGAGGCATGAAGTCCCTTCTCAAAGACAGGTTTTCCATGCTCGTCCACGCCGAAGCCGTGAACCTCAAAGCCGAAATACCTCAACCAGTTCCACAGGCGGAGAAAGCTGAACGCCTGCTCCTCACCGAAGGCCTCGCTGGAGGAGTAGATGTAAGTCCCTTCGCTGGGCATTATGTCAAGCAGGTGAGGCATGTCGTAGAACGAGAAGCACAGCATGTAGTTCTCCCCGTTCTTTTTTAATTCCTCTGGGGACACCCCGCTATCTGGATAGGAACGGAACACCCACTCCTCCCACTTTTCGGGCCTGACCTTGGAGCTTTGATATATTCGAACTTCATTTATGGGCGTTTCAATGCCGGCTATCTGAAGGGCGTGGAGGAAATAAGCGTCCTTCGGCGTTACCACGAGCTCCCTTCCAGTTCTCCGGGCTATCCTCCAGAAACTCTCAAGCCTCTCAAAGTTCCTGGCGGAGAAATCGGCTATGATAAGACCCTTTGCGGTTTCAGCTATTCCAAGGGCATTCTTGTAAACCTCGTCTTCGGATACGTTCTCGTCCTCTTCCCTGCCAACCCTGGTGCCTTCAGTTATGAGCACGCTCACGTTTTTGGCCTCCCTGACAAACTTCCGGGTCAGGTGTTTGTTTTTCCCGTGGAGCCTGAAGTCGCCGGTGTACGCAACCGAAACATCGCCCTCGATTATGTAGGCTGTGGCCCCGTAGATTGAGTGGTCAACGGGGAAAGATTTCACCTCAAACCCAAGGTCAGCGTCTCCAAGAACTTCAATGCTTTCGGGACGAATGGACTTCACCTTGCCCGGGTTCTTTGCAAGCTCAACGTTTGCCCTCCAGCTCAGGAAGTCCACAACGGCATCGGATACCTTCCCAGTCATTATTATGTCCCTGCTCAGGTAGTGTTTGACTGCCCTTGAAGATTCAAGCACGAAGGGGTTCGTGGAACTTGGACTTTTCGGGGAGTAGTACGGCAGTTCCATTCCCATATGGCTCTGCCGCGAGGTGTCGCGGAGGGCCTTTAGAATCACCATTGTAACGGGGGAACCCACCAGTGGGATGCTCTCGTTCAGCATGGCAACGTTGCCAACGTGGTCAAGGTGAGCGTGGCTTATGAGCACCGCATTAACTGGAATCTTGGGACTGCTCCGGACTTCTCCTGCAATATCATCTGGCACAAGGTCGGAGCGGTAGATGTTCAGCCTCGGTATCAGGCCGAGTCTCCACGGGTCATGGATTCCGCGGGATGGTCTTTCACTGATAAACTCTTCGTAATAGAGCGAGTACTTTGCAAAGTTCATGCCAAAGTCAAGGAACAGGCCGCTTTCGCCGTTGGAGATATGAATCTTAGAACCGCCGATGGTATCGGCCCCATCATAGACGGTAATTGTAAAGCCCATGAATAACCCTCCAGAGGTGTAACAAACAATAGTTAGAAGAACTCAATAAAAACGTTTTGGAAAGATACAAAAACAAAACAGATTAGAACACCAACAGACCTTCACTTCTTCTTCCTCTTTCTTACCCTTATGTTCGCTATGTCCCCAAGCGTCGGTTCGTAGTCCCTGGGTATTGAAGGCTTCTTCTCGATCTCGGTCTCGGCGCGCTCGATGAGGGTTATCTTGAAGTACTTCTCCAGCTTTTTCGCTTCCTTTATCGTCGGCTCGCGGTGGCCGTGGGCGATGGCGCGGAGGTCGTTCATAGAGAGCCCGATCTCATGGGAGAGCTCCTCGTAGCTCTTTCCCGAGCGCTGTATCGCCCTGTAAACCCTCTCGGCGTAATCCTCAACTATCTCCTCTGTGTACAGCGGCCTCTCCGTCCTCGG belongs to Thermococcus camini and includes:
- a CDS encoding gamma-glutamylcyclotransferase family protein, whose translation is MRIAVYGTLRKGKPLHGYLRESKFLGEDRIEGYDLYVDVLPYAVKGNGELKVEVYTVDEETFERINRIEVNAGYIPVDVNTKFGRAILWEWVHEPGGEKIESRDFDDVEFKGW
- a CDS encoding ADP-ribosylglycohydrolase family protein translates to MRSKLEGGLWGVLVGDAFGLTFQFTSRLAMELDYPKPEEIPMLDGLWSDDSSLTLATAHALMEGYSVDRIAENFLRWYYDGEFTPRGYAFDEGNTTSRAIERIANGVPPLEAGGRGERDNGNGSLMRILPAAYYAYFKLNSLEEKLKLIHEVSMITHAHPRALVGCGIYSLIVWNILDGMEGLEAYRDAIATAREFYSAEPFAGELAHYERVLSGRIHEVERSGIRGSGYVVHTLEASLWAFLRSEDFADAIRKVVSLGEDADTTGAVTGGLAGTYYGIDAIPEEWLEKIEGKEYAGEIIDDFISSLVG
- a CDS encoding MBL fold metallo-hydrolase — its product is MGFTITVYDGADTIGGSKIHISNGESGLFLDFGMNFAKYSLYYEEFISERPSRGIHDPWRLGLIPRLNIYRSDLVPDDIAGEVRSSPKIPVNAVLISHAHLDHVGNVAMLNESIPLVGSPVTMVILKALRDTSRQSHMGMELPYYSPKSPSSTNPFVLESSRAVKHYLSRDIIMTGKVSDAVVDFLSWRANVELAKNPGKVKSIRPESIEVLGDADLGFEVKSFPVDHSIYGATAYIIEGDVSVAYTGDFRLHGKNKHLTRKFVREAKNVSVLITEGTRVGREEDENVSEDEVYKNALGIAETAKGLIIADFSARNFERLESFWRIARRTGRELVVTPKDAYFLHALQIAGIETPINEVRIYQSSKVRPEKWEEWVFRSYPDSGVSPEELKKNGENYMLCFSFYDMPHLLDIMPSEGTYIYSSSEAFGEEQAFSFLRLWNWLRYFGFEVHGFGVDEHGKPVFEKGLHASGHISREELRKVIEEIDPDYVIPVHTENPEWFRENWSEKTVVLKNGESWGF
- a CDS encoding multiprotein bridging factor aMBF1, whose product is MGKAKPRYCEVCGAPIRGPGHRIRIEGAEVLVCDRCYEKYGGKKPGTFSIMPTGRRPVRRTYSRPASRPAPKPRTERPLYTEEIVEDYAERVYRAIQRSGKSYEELSHEIGLSMNDLRAIAHGHREPTIKEAKKLEKYFKITLIERAETEIEKKPSIPRDYEPTLGDIANIRVRKRKKK